In the Plasmodium chabaudi chabaudi strain AS genome assembly, chromosome: 13 genome, one interval contains:
- a CDS encoding fam-a protein produces the protein MNKGYIKIALALLSVTGYMKNIAFAIEPVANTNSSNEENSQHLNLRYRHQEYSDSEEATQAADVMAEALNAAKEHAEHTDDYKFYYAENGAVLHFKELNNTEIGKLEFTIPNADNYDDIVNMLWDQNVEEIFNDIFIGGITSQIYNENLILLQHRYKINLWSVYYNALANKVELSEDETAIVLVSSDMNDHHPAKDFNYVNPIVTSANSFNPDVNSESSIRIGFSHQIYLNLVAIFIKKEANGVKITQLTSIEHAYAPDNSNPRETYKNMTASAMLNTTKIGDIIKKK, from the exons atgaataaaggATACATTAAGATTGCTTTGGCACTTTTAAGTGTCACAggatatatgaaaaatatagcatTTGCAATAGAACCTGTTGCAAACACTAATTc TtcaaatgaagaaaatagcCAACATCTAAATTTAAGATATAGACACCAAGAATATTCCGACTCTGAAGAAGCTACACAAGCAGCAGATGTTATGGCCGAAGCTTTAAATGCTGCAAAAGAGCATGCCGAACATACAGATGATTACAAGTTTTATTATGCGGAAAATGGAGCAGTTCTACATTTTAaggaattaaataatactgAAATTGGAAAGCTTGAATTTACAATTCCAAACGCCGATAAT TATGATGACATAGTAAATATGTTATGGGATCAAAATGTCGAAGAAATCTTCAATGATATCTTTATTGGAG gaaTCACTTCTCAAATATacaatgaaaatttaatacTTCTACAACATCGTTACAAAATCAATTTATGGagtgtatattataatgcATTAGCCAACAAAGTTGAA cTATCAGAAGACGAAACTGCAATAGTTTTGGTTTCATCAGATATGAATGATCATCATCCAGCAAAGGATTTCAATTATGTAAATCCTATCGTAACAAGTGCAAACTCATTCAATCCTGATGTTAATTCTGAAAGCAGCATTAGAATAGGATTTTCACACCAAATCTATCTTAACTTAGTGgcaattttcattaaaaaggAAGCCAATGGCGTTAAAATTACCCAACTCACCTCT ATTGAACATGCTTATGCTCCCGATAACTCTAACCCAAGAGAAacttacaaaaatatgacaGCCTCTGCAATGCTCAATACTACCAAAATAGGagatattattaaaaagaaataa
- a CDS encoding fam-c protein — MNKRILSLVCIALYALLDVSVHCAQHKAFDVGNESARDAEEINRSNEKNGIKFNHRNPLKNKYPKDVDADDDPDKYYEEEEDKYHEEDEHYEEDKHYEEDYDEENERKKRRYLLV; from the exons atgaataaaaggATACTTAGTTTAGTTTGTATCGCCTTGTATGCCCTTTTGGATGTATCAGTACATTGCGCCCAACACAAA GCATTTGATGTAGGAAATGAAAGCGCTCGTGATGCTGAAGAAATAAACAGaagtaatgaaaaaaatggtataaaatttaatcaCAGAAACCCATTAAAGAATAAATATCCTAAAGACGTGGATGCCGATGATGATCCagataaatattatgaagaagaagaagataAATATCATGAAGAAGATGAACATTATGAAGAAGATAAACATTATGAAGAAGACTATGACGAAGAAAATgaacgaaaaaaaagacgATACTTGCTTGTGTGA
- a CDS encoding CIR protein: protein MDKHKIMCEFLIEADSYFNGKNVKMNEINKHATIKGYCYNDDCKTNEDSINALTAYIIKEFKTSINQHDYNKYDECFLMWLSDKLLKMYYDSKGKDVKKGFVYLITLNQAYDKYLKKNKVKLDYWDLFGHINGLKEANLKYMSEFYKLLNNICKTIADYKDNGAGSKQLSKYSKNCLNQYKILYNNISECRSYLRLLNKLKGIYDDFRVSAIEESDSKNNLETKLQKLTREDGVEMNAVRSFISYKFSKKKCYSQKKKPNPGPAPTITIQKESPGSHGVSNAAGGQLSNQENTSKGSDSGQHKTTNEIGKQDGGIVHTPEQPPDGQQQNSGSKQGTSSSGSENSDDLENRDSMPSTDDPEKQPLISETKESSSPETSQETQLQTQSDPAQTEGSNRSDGQGGSKSETKDLGSESGNGDGGASEPGAPSGGTGDPPSGNHAPSQDGKPDIPNPLDQTGTSSTSGGSIDLGSVFHEFLLNGTQFYNKASQFIKDNHQKFKEATDQINDVYNDTVDNLKRVYNASIIYFSVMLNSITNQLDQVGTPKPGSSGDSLPQNSDQSKETGDPLPPQPSTPSKDPTPITSSDPSQDSPSNLPLSPPPNSPPISSQPNQSPSQSQSTTLQNPQTSHPTQKGNAQLAKSPSSGPISRTPWNIIPTTWNGSGDCKPEVNFMNATLVCCTSEQCSLTGISVTLVLIPIILLIVYKYLSSGWRKEMKRKKNMKKVINLFGANKTTKTVINSTYGKNQVQIIIKSSSRKKKTKKSINSIYGEKFPLVNVYKLMQADPAPFINLFFLLIFFVYKRKENTIE from the exons ATGGacaaacataaaataatg TGTGAATTTCTTATTGAAGCCGATAGCTATTTTAATGGTAAAAATGTCAAAATGAATGAAATTAACAAACACGCAACCATCAAAGGATATTGCTATAATGATGATtgtaaaacaaatgaagaTAGTATTAATGCTTTGAccgcatatataattaaggAATTCAAAACTTCAATAAATCAGCATGATTATAATAAGTATGATGAATGTTTCTTGATGTGGCTAAGTGATAAATTGCTTAAGATGTACTACGATAGCAAAGGCAAAGATGTCAAAAAAGGCTTTGTCTATCTTATTACTTTAAATCAGGCTTATgacaaatatttaaagaaaaataaagtaaaattGGATTATTGGGATCTTTTTGGTCATATAAATGGTTTGAAAGAAGCTAATCTTAAGTATATGAGcgaattttataaattacttaataatatatgtaaaacaATTGCAGATTATAAAGATAACGGTGCTGGAAGTAAGCAACTTTCTAAATATTCTAAAAATTGCCTTAatcaatataaaatacTTTATAACAACATTTCTGAATGCAGATCATATCTTCGTTTattgaataaattaaaaggtATATATGATGATTTTAGAGTTTCTGCTATTGAGGAAAGtgattcaaaaaataatttagaaaCTAAGCTTCAAAAACTTACAAGAGAAGATGGAGTAGAGATGAACGCAGTGAGAAgttttatatcatataaatttagtaaaaaaaaatgttattcccaaaaaaaaaaacctAATCCAGGACCGGCACCGACTATAACGATTCAAAAAGAATCACCCGGCTCTCACGGTGTATCAAATGCTGCAGGAGGTCAATTATCAAATCAAGAGAATACATCAAAAGGTTCAGATAGTGGCCAACATAAAACAACAAATGAAATAGGAAAACAAGATGGTGGAATAGTACATACACCAGAACAACCACCAGATGGTCAACAACAAAATTCGGGCTCTAAACAAGGAACTTCAAGTAGTGGGTCAGAAAATTCAGATGATTTGGAAAATAGGGACAGCATGCCTTCTACAGATGACCCAGAAAAACAACCATTAATATCAGAGACAAAAGAATCGTCGTCACCAGAAACATCACAGGAAACACAACTACAAACACAATCAGATCCTGCACAAACAGAAGGATCAAATCGTTCAGATGGACAAGGCGGTTCTAAAAGTGAAACAAAGGATTTGGGCAGTGAAAGCGGAAATGGGGATGGTGGAGCCAGTGAACCAGGAGCTCCAAGCGGTGGAACAGGTGATCCTCCATCAGGAAATCATGCGCCAAGTCAAGACGGGAAACCAGATATACCAAATCCATTAGATCAAACAGGAACATCGAGTACATCAGGAGGATCTATTGATTTGGGGTCGGTATTTCATGAATTCCTATTAAATGGCacacaattttataataaagcTTCCCAATTTATTAAAGACAATCATCAAAAGTTTAAAGAAGCTACAGATCAAATCAATGatgtatataatgatactgtggataatttaaaaagggTTTACAATGCAtctatcatttattttagtGTCATGCTTAATAGTATAACTAACCAACTTGATCAAGTTGGCACTCCTAAACCAGGCAGCTCAGGGGATAGCTTACCACAAAATAGTGATCAATCAAAAGAAACTGGAGATCCACTACCACCTCAACCATCAACTCCATCAAAAGATCCAACACCAATTACATCGTCAGATCCATCACAAGATTCACCATCAAATCTACCACTCTCCCCACCGCCAAATTCACCTCCAATTTCATCACAACCAAACCAATCACCTTCACAATCACAATCTACCACACTGCAAAACCCACAAACCAGTCACCCTACTCAAAAAGGAAATGCTCAATTGGCAAAATCGCCAAGTTCTGGCCCCATTTCCAGAACCCCCTGGAATATAATTCCAACTACATGGAATGGATCAGGGGATTGTAAACCTGAagtaaattttatgaatgcCACATTAGTATGTTGCACATCTGAACAGTGTAGTTTAACTGGAATATCAGTTACGCTTGTTTTAATAcccattattttattaattgtgtataag TATTTGTCATCTGGATGGAGAAAGGAAAtgaagagaaaaaaaaacatgaaaaaggttataaatttgtttggCGCAAATAAAACGACAAAGACAGTTATAAACTCAACTTATGGAAAAAACCAAGtgcaaataattataaaatcatctagtcgaaaaaaaaagactaAAAAATCTATAAATTCCATTTATGGGGAAAAATTTCCATTAGTAAATGTGTACAAACTTATGCAGGCTGATCCTGcaccatttattaatttattttttttgttaattttttttgtttataaaagaaaagaaaataccatagaataa
- a CDS encoding fam-a protein, with the protein MNKFYIQIALSLLSIFVYANKETLATERASKENTTPQLYHNYPTPEEVYEKNKHRLCVSSGEAMHADQVMNEAVKYLEHYATSKDGFKLFVKNPDNGLSHYIKKLDDDTDILKINLNIYASNQYDAIISKYWDPDTPNTYNRGIVKIARVYDPNLVLIQQRYEKDSKGNQKYFYALMKRAQISENKTVIAMTSANINDHNPYRKKYQNKIVKSANEFQTSVDSESYIRQYESSNAHVNLAGYLIEKKGENLEITYVESIEGHSTF; encoded by the exons atgaataagttttatattcaaatcGCTTTATCTCTTTTAAGCATTTTCGTATATGCGAATAAGGAAACCCTTGCAACTGAGCGTGCTtcaaaagaaaatacaaCACCCCAATTATACCATAATTATCCTAC TCCCGAAGAagtatatgaaaaaaacaagcaCCGATTATGTGTCAGTTCAGGAGAAGCTATGCATGCAGACCAAGTTATGAACGAAgctgtaaaatatttagagCACTATGCTACAAGTAAAGACggttttaaattatttgtaaaaaatccTGATAATGGTCTATctcattatataaaaaaacttgATGACGATACAGATAttctaaaaattaatttaaatatttatgcttCCAATCAG TATGATGCAATAATAAGCAAATATTGGGATCCCGATACCCCCAATACTTACAATAGAGGCATTGTTAAAA ttGCCCGTGTGTACGATCCAAATTTAGTATTAATACAACAACGTTACGAAAAAGATTCTAAAGGCAAtcagaaatatttttatgctttAATGAAAAGAGCTCAA aTATCAGAAAACAAAACTGTAATTGCCATGACGTcagcaaatataaatgatcaCAACCCTtacagaaaaaaatatcaaaacaAAATCGTAAAAAGCGCAAATGAATTTCAAACTAGCGTTGATTCTGAGAGTTACATTAGACAATATGAATCAAGTAATGCGCATGTTAACTTGGCTGGATATCtcattgaaaaaaaaggcGAAAATCTTGAAATCACCTATGTCGAATCT aTTGAAGGGCATTCTACcttttaa
- a CDS encoding fam-a protein, with the protein MNKFYIQIVFFLLSVSVYLNNKTLATEPAPEKVTKTESKNSYTTSEEIYESNKHLLCANPEEIQNAEKLMNEAIEHLVHHAASEDGYELYEKGYGINTSYYKKKHNDNTDVKKFIYIKDDPNKYNKVVADIWNPNILNPFDYKSTKRKIARVYNPNLVIIQQRYKKSIFSRWKYFYALATKVEISEDKTIIVMTSANIIDHHPSDKEYKNTIVESANLFKIDIDSEEDIRKGKLNKNFLNIGGHLIEKQDNCVKITRIESID; encoded by the exons atgaataaattttatattcaaattgttttttttctattaagTGTCTCAGTATAtctgaataataaaacccTTGCAACTGAGCCTGCTCCAGAAAAAGTTACAAAAACAGaatcaaaaaatagttatacTAC TTCagaagaaatatatgaaagcAACAAACACTTATTATGTGCAAATCCCGAAGAAATACAAAATGCAGAAAAACTTATGAACGAAGCTATAGAACATTTAGTACATCATGCTGCAAGTGAAGATGGTtatgaattatatgaaaaaggtTATGGTATTAATACGTcctattataaaaaaaagcataATGACAATACCGATGttaaaaagtttatatatataaaggatGATCCGAATAAG TATAATAAAGTAGTAGCCGACATATGGAATCCCAATATTCTCAACCCGTTCGATTATAAATCTACTAAAA gAAAAATTGCCCGTGTGTACAATCCAAATTTAGTAATCATACAACAACGTTACAAAAAATCGATTTTTAGCCGctggaaatatttttatgctttAGCTACAAAAGTTGAA aTATCCGAAGACAAAACTATAATTGTCATGACCTCAGCAAATATAATTGATCACCACCCTTCtgataaagaatataaaaacacaATTGTAGAAAGCGCaaatttattcaaaattGACATTGATTCTGAAGAAGATAttagaaaaggaaaattaaataaaaattttcttaATATAGGTGGACACCTCATTGAAAAACAAGACAATTGTGTTAAAATCACCCGTATCGAATCT aTTGACTAG